One part of the Pseudoalteromonas piscicida genome encodes these proteins:
- a CDS encoding IS3 family transposase (programmed frameshift), whose product MRKSKFTETQIVSMIKEAEAGIPVPEICRKHGIGQSTFYKWRSKYGGMEASDVKRLKELEEENRKLKDMFATLSLKHSMLEDIIGKKAVKTSRRRAWVEHLRAQFNVSVAFACEVAGLSRSVFYYKHKRPLDDEVIDALLALVERHPRWGLPKLFKRLRNKGKSWNKKRVERVYSMLKLNLRRKGKRRVPTRTPEPLSAPTQHNESWSMDFMSDALIYGHRFRTLNVLDDFNRQALAIEVDTSLTSARVIRTLQQIIAWRGKPKQIRVDNGPEFTSTVLEDWAMKNDIKLEFIEPGSPYQNGFVERFNRSYREEVLDLYLFESLQEVREITDEWLDIYNYERPHDSLGDMTPIGYLEAA is encoded by the exons ATGAGAAAAAGCAAGTTCACCGAAACTCAAATTGTCAGCATGATCAAAGAAGCTGAGGCGGGTATTCCTGTGCCTGAAATCTGCCGTAAACACGGTATCGGCCAAAGTACATTTTACAAATGGCGCTCAAAGTATGGTGGTATGGAAGCGTCTGATGTTAAACGCCTCAAAGAGCTTGAAGAAGAAAACCGTAAGCTAAAAGATATGTTTGCAACGCTTAGCCTAAAGCACTCGATGCTTGAGGATATCATCG GCAAAAAAGCTGTAAAAACAAGTAGGCGCAGAGCTTGGGTAGAGCATTTAAGAGCTCAATTTAACGTCAGCGTCGCATTTGCTTGTGAAGTGGCAGGGCTAAGCCGCTCAGTTTTTTATTACAAACATAAACGGCCGTTAGATGATGAAGTTATCGACGCATTACTTGCGCTGGTAGAGCGCCATCCTAGGTGGGGGCTGCCTAAGCTATTCAAAAGGCTTCGTAATAAAGGTAAGTCGTGGAATAAAAAGCGTGTTGAACGCGTTTACAGCATGCTAAAACTAAACTTGAGACGTAAAGGAAAGCGCCGTGTTCCAACAAGAACACCTGAACCATTAAGTGCACCGACACAACATAATGAATCGTGGTCAATGGACTTTATGAGTGACGCATTAATCTATGGACATCGTTTTAGAACACTGAATGTGCTGGATGATTTCAACCGACAAGCACTGGCGATTGAGGTCGATACAAGCTTAACTTCTGCACGAGTCATTAGAACGCTACAACAAATTATTGCTTGGCGAGGAAAACCAAAGCAGATTAGAGTGGATAATGGTCCAGAATTTACTTCAACGGTACTCGAAGATTGGGCAATGAAAAATGACATCAAGTTGGAATTCATAGAGCCTGGCAGTCCTTACCAAAATGGTTTTGTGGAAAGGTTTAACCGAAGTTATCGTGAAGAAGTGCTCGATTTATACTTGTTTGAGTCACTGCAAGAAGTACGTGAAATCACAGATGAGTGGTTAGATATTTATAATTATGAGCGACCACATGATTCACTTGGCGATATGACACCAATTGGTTATCTTGAGGCTGCATAA
- the ilvN gene encoding acetolactate synthase small subunit, with amino-acid sequence MRRILSILLENEPGSLSRIVGLFSQRAYNIDSLTVGTTADKTLSRITITTQGDDRIVEQITKQVNKLVDVLKVIDLTDMQHIERELLLVKVYARDEVTRAAINRVAEVFQASIIDMGKQSYILQMVSSADRLESFLDLLRHESDIIELVRSGAVGIGRGDKALKG; translated from the coding sequence ATGAGAAGAATATTATCGATTCTATTGGAGAATGAACCAGGTTCTCTTTCTCGTATTGTGGGTTTATTTTCTCAGCGTGCGTACAACATTGATAGCTTAACAGTAGGTACGACTGCAGACAAAACGCTATCTCGTATTACCATCACGACCCAAGGCGATGACCGCATTGTTGAACAAATCACTAAGCAAGTGAACAAGCTAGTGGATGTGCTTAAGGTCATAGATTTAACTGATATGCAGCACATTGAAAGAGAGCTACTACTGGTAAAAGTCTATGCCAGAGACGAAGTAACACGAGCAGCTATCAATCGTGTTGCTGAGGTGTTTCAAGCTAGCATTATAGATATGGGCAAACAAAGTTATATATTACAGATGGTAAGCTCAGCCGACCGTCTTGAGTCTTTCTTGGATCTATTACGTCACGAAAGCGACATTATTGAACTAGTGCGCTCTGGCGCGGTAGGTATTGGCCGTGGTGACAAAGCGCTGAAAGGATAA
- a CDS encoding methyl-accepting chemotaxis protein gives MGILKRFSIMQLTMISSISLLAFLLFLVGKNVLNNWRQYNAADQDINYVVLLDAIEKVAHHHAVERGLTAGFLGNPSSDNKRKVDEQREIADQTISTLKSIHSSLFLKDKNVQKWLPYIFEVEANKNRVRDEVDRKNGSNAFAYYSKLNQVSLNTAAKIQAYVSDRTLSSELSIAFLIAQSKERLGQIRGKVNGVLAKKAMSDTLKDDIKYYRQQLEMSLHQLKTALEGTGQSNVQTILSSSEAKAFNQILDTLESQGQVDFSRLPSSAEWFSAATSLIGKFKTKLDSVWEMTIKDSQKHKSDIAFESILMFVLFVIVLSFIALVNFHLIRSLRSELSQLTSILKRVAEEGDLTLDMRLNTRDELGQISESIYNTIYAFKDLMVGLAKSVQVGTRLGEKMHLAASNVNEDAQKTQGMASSIAVAIEEMAATSQEIAKLAQDTLDASDQLNIESQQLLADNQKNLDTMKTLSMSMNTVDEMAASMEKQVSEINTILDSIRSVAEQTNLLALNAAIEAARAGEHGRGFAVVADEVRGLANNSKQSSEQISTLLLSLSEISQSVVKSIRENTLLTQNTMNEVEETRKVSLRVNEHSTHVEKLTTSVATAACEQSEVAADISQNTAAVLEAANHELDTSKALNELFKDMKLNSDTLQRTMDIFKIDKS, from the coding sequence ATGGGTATTTTGAAAAGATTTTCGATTATGCAGCTCACGATGATAAGTTCTATCTCGCTGCTTGCATTTTTACTATTTTTAGTTGGCAAAAACGTTTTGAATAACTGGAGACAGTACAATGCGGCCGATCAAGATATCAACTATGTCGTTTTACTCGACGCCATTGAGAAAGTAGCGCATCACCATGCGGTAGAGCGCGGCTTAACGGCAGGGTTCCTTGGTAATCCAAGTAGTGATAATAAACGAAAAGTCGACGAGCAACGTGAAATTGCCGACCAAACAATATCAACCCTAAAAAGTATTCACTCTTCACTGTTTCTTAAAGATAAAAATGTACAAAAGTGGTTACCTTATATTTTTGAAGTGGAAGCCAATAAGAACCGCGTAAGAGATGAGGTCGACAGGAAGAATGGCAGTAATGCCTTTGCTTACTACAGCAAACTTAATCAAGTTTCATTAAATACGGCTGCAAAAATTCAAGCCTACGTATCAGATAGAACCCTATCTTCTGAACTTTCTATTGCTTTCCTTATTGCCCAAAGTAAAGAGCGCCTTGGACAGATCCGTGGCAAAGTGAATGGTGTGCTTGCGAAAAAAGCAATGTCAGACACCCTCAAAGACGATATCAAGTACTATCGCCAACAGCTAGAGATGTCATTACATCAATTAAAAACCGCACTCGAAGGCACAGGCCAAAGCAACGTACAAACTATTTTATCTTCAAGCGAGGCAAAAGCGTTCAATCAAATTCTTGATACTCTTGAAAGCCAAGGGCAAGTTGACTTTAGTCGCTTACCTTCAAGTGCCGAGTGGTTTTCTGCTGCGACAAGTTTAATCGGTAAGTTCAAGACCAAACTCGATTCCGTATGGGAAATGACAATTAAAGATAGCCAAAAGCACAAATCAGATATCGCATTTGAAAGTATCTTAATGTTTGTGCTTTTTGTCATCGTTCTCAGCTTTATCGCGCTCGTCAACTTTCACCTCATTCGCTCACTACGCTCAGAGCTTTCACAATTAACAAGCATATTAAAACGTGTAGCTGAAGAGGGCGACTTAACTTTAGATATGCGCTTAAACACTCGCGACGAACTTGGGCAAATCTCCGAGTCAATTTACAATACGATTTATGCGTTTAAAGATTTAATGGTTGGCTTAGCCAAGTCCGTACAGGTAGGTACAAGGCTTGGCGAAAAAATGCATTTAGCAGCCTCTAATGTCAATGAGGATGCACAAAAAACCCAAGGCATGGCATCTTCCATTGCGGTTGCAATAGAAGAAATGGCCGCAACCAGCCAAGAAATCGCAAAACTCGCGCAAGATACACTAGATGCCAGCGACCAACTTAACATCGAATCACAGCAATTACTTGCAGACAACCAAAAGAACTTAGACACCATGAAAACCCTCTCGATGAGTATGAACACCGTCGACGAGATGGCCGCGAGTATGGAAAAGCAAGTTTCTGAGATAAATACTATCTTGGACTCCATTCGCAGTGTTGCCGAGCAAACTAACTTGCTTGCACTCAATGCCGCAATAGAAGCAGCCCGCGCAGGCGAGCACGGTCGTGGCTTTGCAGTTGTAGCCGATGAAGTGCGTGGACTTGCAAACAACAGTAAACAATCTTCAGAGCAAATTTCCACACTGTTACTTAGCTTGTCAGAAATAAGCCAAAGCGTTGTGAAATCAATCAGAGAAAACACACTGCTCACACAAAATACCATGAACGAAGTAGAAGAAACGCGTAAAGTATCGCTCAGAGTAAACGAACACAGTACACATGTTGAAAAACTCACGACCTCAGTTGCCACCGCAGCCTGCGAACAATCAGAAGTCGCCGCCGATATATCACAAAACACCGCCGCAGTGCTTGAAGCCGCAAACCATGAATTAGATACATCGAAAGCGTTAAATGAATTGTTTAAAGATATGAAACTAAATAGCGATACGCTACAACGCACAATGGATATATTTAAAATAGATAAGAGCTAG
- a CDS encoding GNAT family N-acetyltransferase: MNIRELTEEDYPRIFEIYSKSKLDELRFEKKTFKLLPLENDEKRLPALKESKIYVFDDGNILGFGAIFGSEIRALFVCPSARGNGIGRKILEFLLSQICGKANLFAAKTNEPAKELYKAYGFEVSDEFLTEYNGESVYANEMVRIKGQY, translated from the coding sequence ATGAATATTCGAGAGTTGACAGAGGAAGACTATCCGAGAATTTTTGAGATCTATTCGAAATCTAAACTGGATGAGCTTCGTTTTGAGAAAAAGACATTTAAGCTCTTGCCTCTAGAAAATGATGAAAAGAGACTACCAGCGCTGAAGGAATCAAAGATATACGTTTTTGATGATGGGAATATTCTTGGGTTTGGAGCAATATTTGGGTCAGAGATTAGAGCACTATTTGTTTGCCCTAGTGCTAGAGGAAACGGAATCGGAAGAAAAATACTTGAATTCCTTTTGTCACAAATATGCGGCAAGGCGAACCTTTTTGCCGCCAAGACAAATGAGCCTGCAAAGGAGTTATACAAGGCATACGGATTCGAAGTGTCTGATGAATTTCTCACTGAATATAATGGCGAGTCAGTGTATGCGAATGAAATGGTTCGTATAAAAGGGCAGTACTAG
- the asd gene encoding aspartate-semialdehyde dehydrogenase, whose amino-acid sequence MKKVGLVGWRGMVGSVLMERMQQENDFDVIDPHFFTTSQAGQLGPVVKGGGEPKPLQDASDIQSLSEMDIIISCQGGDYTKSVYPSLREQGWEGYWIDAASALRMEKDSIIVLDPVNKDVIQQGLEQGVKTFVGGNCTVSLMLLALGGLFEQDLIEWVSPMTYQAASGAGARNMRELITQMGEIHCSVKAQLDNPSSAILEIDKLVAEKIKDESLPQDQFGVPLAGSLIPWIDVPMPSGQSKEEWKAQVEANKILGSSKQPIPIDGLCVRIGAMRCHSQALTIKLRENRSVEEIEEILAAHNEWVRVIPNERDITAKELTPVNVTGTLSIPVGRIRKLTMGEKYISAFTVGDQLLWGAAEPLRRMLRIITG is encoded by the coding sequence ATGAAAAAAGTAGGACTCGTCGGCTGGCGTGGAATGGTTGGCTCCGTGCTAATGGAGCGTATGCAGCAAGAAAATGACTTTGATGTCATTGATCCACACTTCTTTACTACCTCACAAGCAGGTCAACTCGGCCCTGTTGTTAAAGGCGGTGGTGAGCCAAAGCCGCTTCAAGACGCTAGCGATATTCAATCGCTTAGCGAAATGGATATTATCATCTCCTGCCAAGGTGGAGATTATACCAAATCTGTATATCCTTCATTGCGTGAACAGGGCTGGGAAGGCTATTGGATAGATGCAGCCTCAGCACTGAGAATGGAAAAAGACAGTATTATTGTGCTTGATCCTGTCAACAAAGATGTCATTCAACAAGGTCTTGAACAAGGTGTAAAAACCTTTGTCGGTGGTAATTGCACGGTTTCTCTTATGCTACTTGCGCTTGGTGGTTTATTCGAGCAAGACTTAATAGAGTGGGTGAGCCCAATGACCTATCAAGCGGCATCAGGTGCAGGCGCGAGAAATATGCGTGAACTCATCACTCAAATGGGTGAGATCCACTGCTCGGTTAAAGCACAACTCGACAACCCAAGTTCAGCCATCTTAGAAATTGATAAGCTTGTGGCGGAAAAAATCAAAGATGAATCTTTACCACAAGATCAATTTGGTGTGCCGTTGGCCGGCAGCTTAATTCCGTGGATTGACGTTCCAATGCCGTCTGGTCAAAGTAAAGAAGAGTGGAAAGCACAAGTAGAAGCAAACAAAATCCTTGGCTCGTCAAAGCAACCTATTCCTATCGACGGATTGTGTGTACGAATTGGCGCGATGCGCTGTCATTCACAAGCACTCACCATCAAGTTACGTGAAAATCGAAGCGTCGAAGAAATAGAGGAAATTCTAGCGGCACATAATGAATGGGTGCGCGTTATTCCAAATGAGCGTGATATTACGGCAAAAGAGCTAACTCCTGTAAATGTCACTGGCACACTGAGTATTCCTGTAGGCAGGATAAGAAAGCTCACAATGGGTGAAAAATATATCAGTGCATTTACTGTTGGTGATCAACTTTTATGGGGGGCGGCAGAGCCACTTCGTAGAATGTTAAGGATCATTACAGGTTAA
- a CDS encoding immune inhibitor A domain-containing protein, translating into MNIFKLSILSSITLLSSTASAQVLYKDQVIYWQEKKLGRTLSEYERKIALEQFIKTKPIASQIKTPYAIKNVHLGNTKLGKQFAVGTAQTLNEAKILAILVDFPDLPNDQNRLNSGDTDMYYSSYPASHYQSLLYSDSGYNGPNNESLQSATQFYQAASGGSFKVSGNAFGWVRAAQNAAYYGEQEGDTRDLRPEELVFEAVSKAVTQFNIDLSEYDKTDLNDIDGDGNRLEPDGIIDHVMLFHSSIGQEAGGGVLDTDAIWSHRFFVFDENNQPKAIPDTNYKVYNYTINPIDAAIGVVVHEFGHDLGLPDEYDLNSNDIGEPVALWSVMSSGSYLGQLSGSQPTQFSPKSLEFLQQNYAGNWLNQTEYTFDDLSTEQTVTLTDIGVNNGTTNQIKINLPAQLEEFITPLDGNYHYYSGQDDKLNNQASFTLSLPNASQISLSMLANYSIELNYDIFQVAVNGQPIAGNTTKSNHPNYASVTNYMDGESSAFGANPITLDFDISAYRGQTVTVTFVYQTDDFETLKGVLLDNIAVTADGSQIYTNTAEPTNDLVYNGFRKISGYRAKPSNAYYAHLRSFRGLDAGLSLSGYNTGVLMWYSNDGQSNNSTSLHPGSGDMLVIDQDQNPIFKADGTTPATSIIQIKDATLRLDTQKAGLGDQHLTPISTFDDTQDYTFSIQKESGVSLPGFGVQLRLNTIEEDASSAQVGVIYLSDPKITQVQSQNTVKFNVKGLALNESDSFLWNFGDGQTSNALSPVHSYQDIGNYTVMFTRTKADGSNSALSSNVSVGNVEPIPLTVGDIKATAVGQGFVFNAEVIGGKAPYELEWNFGDGTTATSNSVEHIYELSGTYTVTLNVKDAEGEAVTKSTSVTVVVPLSIEATATTSNLQASFVATAVGGDGNYQANWDFGDGTQGSGLTTTHSYTQAGTYNVVLTLSDGADQSAKGTVEITVTAPTTTPTDSGDSGSSGGSIGWFALIGGMLVGLRRRWC; encoded by the coding sequence ATGAATATTTTTAAACTAAGCATATTGTCATCGATCACGCTGCTATCAAGTACAGCGTCAGCGCAGGTACTCTATAAAGATCAGGTTATTTATTGGCAGGAGAAAAAGCTCGGCCGCACATTGAGTGAATACGAGCGAAAAATTGCGCTTGAGCAATTTATCAAAACAAAGCCCATTGCCAGCCAAATAAAAACACCCTACGCAATTAAAAACGTGCACCTTGGCAACACTAAGTTAGGCAAGCAATTTGCGGTGGGCACGGCGCAAACACTTAATGAAGCCAAAATTCTTGCTATTTTGGTTGATTTCCCGGATTTGCCTAACGACCAGAACCGACTAAACTCCGGTGATACGGATATGTACTACTCAAGCTATCCCGCGTCTCACTACCAATCACTATTGTACTCAGATAGCGGCTATAACGGGCCTAACAACGAATCTTTGCAATCCGCTACCCAGTTTTATCAAGCGGCCTCAGGCGGTAGCTTTAAGGTATCTGGCAATGCATTTGGCTGGGTAAGAGCCGCTCAAAATGCAGCCTACTATGGCGAACAAGAAGGCGACACCCGAGACTTAAGACCCGAAGAGTTAGTGTTCGAAGCTGTAAGCAAAGCCGTAACTCAATTTAATATCGACTTATCTGAGTACGATAAAACAGATTTGAACGACATAGATGGTGATGGCAACCGCCTTGAGCCGGATGGCATTATTGACCATGTCATGTTATTTCATTCAAGTATTGGTCAAGAGGCTGGTGGCGGCGTATTAGATACTGATGCAATTTGGTCACATCGCTTCTTCGTATTTGATGAAAACAACCAACCTAAGGCAATTCCAGATACCAACTACAAGGTTTATAACTACACCATTAATCCTATTGATGCTGCAATCGGTGTGGTTGTCCATGAGTTTGGTCATGACCTCGGATTACCGGACGAATACGATTTAAATTCCAATGACATAGGTGAACCCGTTGCGCTTTGGTCAGTCATGTCTTCAGGCAGTTACTTAGGTCAATTAAGTGGCTCGCAACCAACCCAATTTTCCCCTAAAAGCCTTGAGTTTTTACAACAAAATTATGCAGGAAATTGGCTAAACCAAACCGAGTACACATTTGATGATTTGAGTACAGAACAAACGGTAACGCTCACAGATATTGGGGTGAACAATGGTACTACGAATCAAATAAAGATAAATCTGCCTGCTCAACTAGAGGAATTCATAACGCCACTTGATGGGAATTATCACTATTACTCAGGACAAGACGACAAACTCAATAACCAAGCAAGTTTTACCTTAAGTTTGCCTAATGCAAGCCAAATTTCATTATCCATGCTTGCAAATTATAGTATCGAGCTTAACTACGATATTTTCCAAGTGGCGGTAAATGGCCAGCCAATTGCTGGCAATACCACAAAATCGAACCATCCAAATTATGCCAGTGTGACTAATTACATGGATGGCGAGTCGTCGGCTTTTGGGGCTAACCCAATTACGCTAGATTTTGATATCTCAGCGTACCGAGGACAAACTGTTACCGTAACATTCGTATATCAAACTGACGATTTTGAAACACTAAAAGGGGTATTACTCGATAACATCGCAGTGACAGCGGATGGTTCGCAAATTTATACCAATACCGCAGAGCCAACAAACGACTTAGTCTACAACGGTTTTCGTAAAATATCTGGTTACAGAGCTAAACCTAGTAACGCTTACTACGCGCATTTACGCTCATTTAGAGGGTTAGATGCTGGTTTGTCTTTGTCTGGTTATAATACAGGTGTGTTGATGTGGTACAGCAACGATGGGCAAAGCAATAACTCTACTTCGTTACACCCTGGCTCTGGCGATATGTTGGTGATTGACCAAGACCAAAACCCGATCTTCAAAGCCGACGGCACAACACCCGCAACGAGTATTATTCAAATCAAAGATGCAACACTGCGTTTAGATACTCAAAAAGCGGGTCTTGGTGATCAACATCTCACGCCGATCAGTACGTTTGATGATACTCAGGATTACACCTTCTCGATCCAAAAGGAGTCAGGTGTTAGTTTGCCTGGTTTTGGTGTTCAACTTAGATTGAATACCATAGAAGAAGATGCGAGCAGTGCGCAAGTTGGTGTAATTTATCTCAGCGACCCTAAAATCACTCAAGTACAATCGCAAAACACCGTTAAGTTTAATGTCAAAGGCCTAGCATTAAACGAATCAGATAGCTTTTTGTGGAACTTTGGTGATGGTCAAACAAGTAACGCGCTTTCACCAGTTCACAGCTATCAAGATATCGGCAACTATACGGTAATGTTCACACGAACCAAAGCAGACGGAAGCAATTCAGCGCTGAGTTCAAATGTCAGCGTTGGCAACGTCGAGCCAATCCCGCTTACAGTCGGTGATATCAAAGCGACCGCAGTAGGGCAAGGCTTTGTCTTCAACGCCGAAGTTATCGGTGGCAAAGCGCCTTATGAACTTGAGTGGAATTTTGGTGACGGGACCACAGCAACATCAAACTCAGTTGAACATATCTATGAGCTAAGCGGCACGTACACAGTAACACTTAATGTGAAAGACGCCGAAGGTGAAGCGGTAACTAAATCAACCTCGGTGACTGTCGTAGTACCACTAAGCATTGAAGCCACAGCGACCACATCTAACTTACAGGCAAGCTTTGTCGCAACTGCTGTTGGTGGCGATGGTAACTATCAAGCTAATTGGGATTTCGGTGATGGCACACAAGGTTCTGGTTTGACTACAACGCATAGTTACACTCAAGCGGGCACATATAATGTCGTGTTAACGCTATCGGATGGTGCGGATCAAAGCGCGAAAGGCACTGTTGAGATCACAGTGACAGCCCCAACAACAACGCCAACGGACTCTGGTGATAGCGGATCGTCTGGGGGCAGTATCGGATGGTTTGCGTTAATCGGTGGAATGCTAGTGGGATTAAGAAGAAGGTGGTGCTAA
- a CDS encoding acetolactate synthase 3 large subunit: MAEQYNGSELVVKALSALKVKYIFGYPGGSVLDLYDALFQQSDIEHILVRHEQAATHMADGYARATGDVGVVLATSGPGATNCITGIATAYMDSIPMVVLSGQVPSNLIGDDAFQETDIVGCSRPIVKHSFNCRDATKIPEVLAKAFYLANSGRPGPVVVELPKDILNPALKFDYQMPEQIDMRTYNPSVKGHSKQIRKAVEAIIEAKRLVIYSGGGIILSNTSEKLTELVEKLNAPITNTLMGLGGISGTHPNFIGMLGMHGSLEANKAMANADVILALGARFDDRVTNNVKKFCPDAKIVHVDVDPTSISKTIQAHIPVVGCLDTVMEQLLRGIEKSEKRIDRAAQEDWWQAITTWRSQKCLSFTAGVEKIKPQTVIEKLYQMTSGDAYVCSDVGQHQMFAAQYYPFKSPRQWINSGGLGTMGFGLPAAMGVKMAFPQSEVLCVTGDGSIQMNIQELSTCLQYGLAVKVISLNNRSLGMVRQWQDMMYEGRHASSYMESLPDFVALAESYGHIGIRVDKPEQLDAALEKAMSIKDRLVFLDILVDESEHVYPMQIKQGAIDEMWLKKGVKA, encoded by the coding sequence ATGGCAGAGCAATACAACGGCTCCGAGCTAGTAGTAAAAGCATTGAGCGCATTAAAAGTAAAATACATATTTGGCTATCCCGGAGGGTCGGTTCTTGATCTTTATGATGCCTTGTTTCAGCAATCAGATATTGAACATATCTTGGTTAGACATGAGCAAGCAGCGACCCACATGGCAGACGGTTACGCCAGAGCAACGGGAGACGTCGGTGTTGTCCTGGCGACCAGTGGCCCTGGTGCCACTAACTGCATTACAGGGATCGCGACTGCTTATATGGATTCAATCCCAATGGTTGTACTCTCAGGGCAAGTACCTTCAAACCTAATCGGCGATGATGCGTTTCAAGAAACGGATATTGTTGGTTGCTCTCGCCCTATCGTTAAACACAGTTTTAACTGCCGCGACGCGACAAAAATCCCAGAAGTATTAGCTAAGGCATTTTATCTAGCAAACTCTGGTAGACCAGGACCGGTTGTAGTTGAGCTGCCAAAAGATATTTTGAACCCTGCGCTTAAATTCGATTATCAGATGCCTGAACAGATTGATATGCGAACTTACAACCCGAGTGTAAAGGGGCATTCCAAGCAGATCCGCAAAGCGGTTGAAGCCATTATTGAAGCGAAGCGTTTGGTTATCTATTCTGGCGGCGGCATTATTCTTTCGAATACCTCGGAAAAACTAACTGAGCTGGTTGAGAAATTAAACGCGCCTATCACCAATACCCTAATGGGTCTTGGCGGGATCAGTGGCACACATCCTAACTTTATTGGCATGTTAGGGATGCACGGAAGTCTTGAAGCGAATAAGGCGATGGCGAATGCCGATGTTATCTTAGCGTTAGGGGCGCGTTTTGATGACCGTGTGACCAATAACGTTAAGAAGTTTTGTCCGGATGCCAAAATTGTTCACGTTGATGTGGATCCAACTTCAATTTCTAAGACCATTCAAGCGCATATTCCAGTTGTGGGCTGTTTAGATACAGTGATGGAGCAATTGCTACGCGGTATCGAAAAAAGCGAGAAGCGCATCGACCGCGCTGCACAAGAAGATTGGTGGCAAGCAATTACCACATGGCGCTCTCAGAAGTGTTTGTCGTTTACAGCGGGTGTTGAAAAAATCAAGCCGCAAACGGTTATCGAAAAGCTATACCAAATGACCAGCGGTGACGCATATGTTTGCTCAGACGTAGGACAGCATCAAATGTTTGCAGCGCAGTACTACCCGTTTAAATCACCTCGTCAATGGATCAATTCAGGCGGTCTTGGCACCATGGGGTTTGGCTTACCTGCTGCGATGGGCGTAAAAATGGCATTCCCGCAAAGCGAAGTATTGTGCGTAACTGGAGACGGCTCAATTCAAATGAATATTCAGGAGCTTTCAACTTGTTTGCAATACGGCCTTGCTGTCAAAGTCATCTCGTTAAACAACCGCTCGCTTGGTATGGTACGCCAATGGCAAGACATGATGTATGAGGGACGTCACGCAAGCTCTTATATGGAATCACTGCCTGATTTTGTTGCGCTTGCCGAGAGTTATGGTCATATCGGTATTCGGGTTGATAAGCCTGAGCAACTTGATGCAGCGCTGGAAAAAGCAATGTCGATTAAAGACCGACTTGTATTTTTAGATATTTTGGTCGATGAGTCAGAGCATGTGTATCCAATGCAAATTAAGCAAGGTGCGATAGACGAGATGTGGTTGAAAAAAGGAGTAAAAGCATAA
- a CDS encoding DUF4240 domain-containing protein, which yields MELERFWQLVTAPDHSNDNEYLKTRLSPLSSEEIAQFDALYTKELRALWHWDNWKVAYVIAGCNSEYDFLDFCNWIISRGPEAVSVLTAEPDELANKFAIPNKDDLPYPFIDELDLVAGLLFEEKNQDELPYHSVVNFPPQGKKFKNKPKQLKAELPQLFGQYWLG from the coding sequence ATGGAACTCGAACGCTTCTGGCAGCTTGTCACCGCCCCCGATCATTCAAACGATAATGAATATTTAAAAACGCGTTTATCACCGTTAAGCTCAGAAGAAATTGCTCAGTTCGATGCATTATATACCAAAGAACTAAGAGCACTGTGGCATTGGGATAACTGGAAAGTGGCCTACGTGATTGCAGGCTGTAATAGCGAATATGACTTCTTGGATTTTTGTAATTGGATCATCAGTCGTGGCCCTGAAGCGGTAAGCGTACTCACTGCGGAACCAGACGAATTAGCTAATAAGTTTGCTATTCCGAATAAAGACGACCTGCCCTACCCGTTTATTGACGAATTAGATTTAGTTGCAGGGTTGCTTTTTGAAGAAAAAAATCAAGACGAACTTCCGTATCACAGTGTCGTGAACTTTCCGCCGCAAGGTAAAAAGTTTAAAAATAAACCAAAACAGTTAAAGGCTGAACTACCTCAACTTTTTGGTCAATATTGGCTTGGATAA